A genomic window from Lasioglossum baleicum chromosome 7, iyLasBale1, whole genome shotgun sequence includes:
- the LOC143210915 gene encoding solute carrier family 25 member 16 isoform X2 — protein MALPVESEKNFLVVVKSLVAGGVAGMCSKTAVAPLDRIKILLQAHNKHYKHLGVFSGLREIIHREQFSALYKGNFAQMVRVFPYAATQFTSYKLYKKWLEKLPKTRAFSHDFLAGSAAGVTAVTLTYPLDTIRVRLAFQVSGEHIYAGIVNAGIIIYKKEGGIRALYRGFWPNVIAIIPYGGLAFYIFEKLKYLCMVHVPDYLCNKCDKSTGGLVLTIPARLLCGGMAGAVAQSVSYPLDVTKKRMQLAMMNPATHEFSNNMVKTIIKIYQENGITKGLYRGMSINYLRAIPMMSVSFTTFEIMTQLFNLDTGKKL, from the exons atggcatTACCTGTTGAATCCGAGAAGAATTTTTTAGTTGTCGTAAAAAGCTTGGTCGCTGGTG GTGTAGCTGGGATGTGCTCAAAAACAGCTGTTGCTCCGTTAGATaggataaaaatattgttacaagCTCACAATAAGCACTATAAACATTTGG GTGTCTTCTCGGGATTAAGAGAAATTATTCACCGTGAACAATTTTCTGCTTTGTATAAGGGAAATTTTGCCCAAATGGTTAGAGTCTTTCCATATGCAGCAACCCAATTTACATCGTACAAACTATACAAAAAG TGGCTAGAAAAATTACCAAAAACGCGTGCATTTTCACATGACTTTTTGGCTGGATCTGCTGCCGGTGTTACAGCAGTTACGCTAACATATCCGTTAGATACCATTAGAGTTAGACTTGCCTTTCAAGTCTCTGGGGAACACATATACGCAGGGATCGTCAATGCgggaattataatttataagaag GAAGGTGGTATTCGAGCATTGTACAGAGGATTTTGGCCAAATGTGATCGCCATTATTCCATATGGAGGATTGGCATTTTATatatttgagaaactgaagtACTTATGCATGGTACATGTGCCAGACTATCTTTGTAACAAGTGTGATAAAAGTACTG GTGGATTAGTTTTAACTATACCAGCAAGATTACTGTGTGGAGGTATGGCAGGTGCTGTCGCTCAAAGTGTTAGTTACCCTTTGGATGTAACTAAAAAACGTATGCAATTGGCTATGATGAATCCTGCTACTCATGAATTCAG TAATAACATGGTAAAAACCATAATAAAAATATACCAAGAAAACGGCATTACAAAGGGTCTTTATCGTGGGATGAGCATCAATTATTTACGTGCTATTCCGATGATGTCGGTTAGTTTTACAACGTTTGAAATCATGACACAACTTTTCAATTTAGATACAggaaagaaattataa
- the LOC143210915 gene encoding solute carrier family 25 member 16 isoform X4: MALPVESEKNFLVVVKSLVAGGVAGMCSKTAVAPLDRIKILLQAHNKHYKHLGVFSGLREIIHREQFSALYKGNFAQMVRVFPYAATQFTSYKLYKKWLEKLPKTRAFSHDFLAGSAAGVTAVTLTYPLDTIRVRLAFQVSGEHIYAGIVNAGIIIYKKEGGIRALYRGFWPNVIAIIPYGGLAFYIFEKLKYLCMVHVPDYLCNKCDKSTGGLVLTIPARLLCGGMAGAVAQSVSYPLDVTKKRMQLAMMNPATHEFSNNMVKTIIKIYQENGITKGLYRGMSINYLRAIPMMSTIKLA; the protein is encoded by the exons atggcatTACCTGTTGAATCCGAGAAGAATTTTTTAGTTGTCGTAAAAAGCTTGGTCGCTGGTG GTGTAGCTGGGATGTGCTCAAAAACAGCTGTTGCTCCGTTAGATaggataaaaatattgttacaagCTCACAATAAGCACTATAAACATTTGG GTGTCTTCTCGGGATTAAGAGAAATTATTCACCGTGAACAATTTTCTGCTTTGTATAAGGGAAATTTTGCCCAAATGGTTAGAGTCTTTCCATATGCAGCAACCCAATTTACATCGTACAAACTATACAAAAAG TGGCTAGAAAAATTACCAAAAACGCGTGCATTTTCACATGACTTTTTGGCTGGATCTGCTGCCGGTGTTACAGCAGTTACGCTAACATATCCGTTAGATACCATTAGAGTTAGACTTGCCTTTCAAGTCTCTGGGGAACACATATACGCAGGGATCGTCAATGCgggaattataatttataagaag GAAGGTGGTATTCGAGCATTGTACAGAGGATTTTGGCCAAATGTGATCGCCATTATTCCATATGGAGGATTGGCATTTTATatatttgagaaactgaagtACTTATGCATGGTACATGTGCCAGACTATCTTTGTAACAAGTGTGATAAAAGTACTG GTGGATTAGTTTTAACTATACCAGCAAGATTACTGTGTGGAGGTATGGCAGGTGCTGTCGCTCAAAGTGTTAGTTACCCTTTGGATGTAACTAAAAAACGTATGCAATTGGCTATGATGAATCCTGCTACTCATGAATTCAG TAATAACATGGTAAAAACCATAATAAAAATATACCAAGAAAACGGCATTACAAAGGGTCTTTATCGTGGGATGAGCATCAATTATTTACGTGCTATTCCGATGATGTCG
- the LOC143210915 gene encoding solute carrier family 25 member 16 isoform X3, whose product MALPVESEKNFLVVVKSLVAGGVAGMCSKTAVAPLDRIKILLQAHNKHYKHLGVFSGLREIIHREQFSALYKGNFAQMVRVFPYAATQFTSYKLYKKWLEKLPKTRAFSHDFLAGSAAGVTAVTLTYPLDTIRVRLAFQVSGEHIYAGIVNAGIIIYKKEGGIRALYRGFWPNVIAIIPYGGLAFYIFEKLKYLCMVHVPDYLCNKCDKSTGGLVLTIPARLLCGGMAGAVAQSVSYPLDVTKKRMQLAMMNPATHEFSNNMVKTIIKIYQENGITKGLYRGMSINYLRAIPMMSIFVNCGMFRPI is encoded by the exons atggcatTACCTGTTGAATCCGAGAAGAATTTTTTAGTTGTCGTAAAAAGCTTGGTCGCTGGTG GTGTAGCTGGGATGTGCTCAAAAACAGCTGTTGCTCCGTTAGATaggataaaaatattgttacaagCTCACAATAAGCACTATAAACATTTGG GTGTCTTCTCGGGATTAAGAGAAATTATTCACCGTGAACAATTTTCTGCTTTGTATAAGGGAAATTTTGCCCAAATGGTTAGAGTCTTTCCATATGCAGCAACCCAATTTACATCGTACAAACTATACAAAAAG TGGCTAGAAAAATTACCAAAAACGCGTGCATTTTCACATGACTTTTTGGCTGGATCTGCTGCCGGTGTTACAGCAGTTACGCTAACATATCCGTTAGATACCATTAGAGTTAGACTTGCCTTTCAAGTCTCTGGGGAACACATATACGCAGGGATCGTCAATGCgggaattataatttataagaag GAAGGTGGTATTCGAGCATTGTACAGAGGATTTTGGCCAAATGTGATCGCCATTATTCCATATGGAGGATTGGCATTTTATatatttgagaaactgaagtACTTATGCATGGTACATGTGCCAGACTATCTTTGTAACAAGTGTGATAAAAGTACTG GTGGATTAGTTTTAACTATACCAGCAAGATTACTGTGTGGAGGTATGGCAGGTGCTGTCGCTCAAAGTGTTAGTTACCCTTTGGATGTAACTAAAAAACGTATGCAATTGGCTATGATGAATCCTGCTACTCATGAATTCAG TAATAACATGGTAAAAACCATAATAAAAATATACCAAGAAAACGGCATTACAAAGGGTCTTTATCGTGGGATGAGCATCAATTATTTACGTGCTATTCCGATGATGTCG
- the LOC143210915 gene encoding solute carrier family 25 member 16 isoform X6: MALPVESEKNFLVVVKSLVAGGVAGMCSKTAVAPLDRIKILLQAHNKHYKHLGVFSGLREIIHREQFSALYKGNFAQMVRVFPYAATQFTSYKLYKKWLEKLPKTRAFSHDFLAGSAAGVTAVTLTYPLDTIRVRLAFQVSGEHIYAGIVNAGIIIYKKEGGIRALYRGFWPNVIAIIPYGGLAFYIFEKLKYLCMVHVPDYLCNKCDKSTGGLVLTIPARLLCGGMAGAVAQSVSYPLDVTKKRMQLAMMNPATHEFRL; the protein is encoded by the exons atggcatTACCTGTTGAATCCGAGAAGAATTTTTTAGTTGTCGTAAAAAGCTTGGTCGCTGGTG GTGTAGCTGGGATGTGCTCAAAAACAGCTGTTGCTCCGTTAGATaggataaaaatattgttacaagCTCACAATAAGCACTATAAACATTTGG GTGTCTTCTCGGGATTAAGAGAAATTATTCACCGTGAACAATTTTCTGCTTTGTATAAGGGAAATTTTGCCCAAATGGTTAGAGTCTTTCCATATGCAGCAACCCAATTTACATCGTACAAACTATACAAAAAG TGGCTAGAAAAATTACCAAAAACGCGTGCATTTTCACATGACTTTTTGGCTGGATCTGCTGCCGGTGTTACAGCAGTTACGCTAACATATCCGTTAGATACCATTAGAGTTAGACTTGCCTTTCAAGTCTCTGGGGAACACATATACGCAGGGATCGTCAATGCgggaattataatttataagaag GAAGGTGGTATTCGAGCATTGTACAGAGGATTTTGGCCAAATGTGATCGCCATTATTCCATATGGAGGATTGGCATTTTATatatttgagaaactgaagtACTTATGCATGGTACATGTGCCAGACTATCTTTGTAACAAGTGTGATAAAAGTACTG GTGGATTAGTTTTAACTATACCAGCAAGATTACTGTGTGGAGGTATGGCAGGTGCTGTCGCTCAAAGTGTTAGTTACCCTTTGGATGTAACTAAAAAACGTATGCAATTGGCTATGATGAATCCTGCTACTCATGAATTCAG
- the LOC143210917 gene encoding uncharacterized protein LOC143210917 — MYLIPSSIYGWRFVGPTLGVCVGQPLEMSLFFAVGPTVRANVGPTFSQRCASVGPTVIPNVGPTITSNVGPTVIPNVGPTITSNVGPTVIPNVGPTITSNVGPTVIPNVGPTVIPNVGPTLL; from the coding sequence atgtatttgatccctagtagcatttacggttggcgtttcgttgggcctacgttgggggtttgcgttgggcaaccgttagaaatgtcgctcttttttgcagttgggccaacagtcagggccaacgttgggccaacgttcagccaacgttgcgccagcgtcgggccaacggtaatacccaacgtagggccaacgatcacgtccaatgtcgggccaacggtaatacccaacgtagggccaacgatcacgtccaatgtcgggccaacggtaatacccaacgtagggccaacgatcacgtccaatgtcgggccaacggtaatacccaacgtagggccaacggtaatacccaacgtagggcctacattactataa